In Persicimonas caeni, a single window of DNA contains:
- a CDS encoding DNA repair ATPase — MSEESQKATETQTDQPQVSSSNYDIIRKRLEDQARQLRERTDKLNAARADLFGGTEMTVIGQERIRTENNCIPQDIVNVGGRMLFGYNVHIGLKTKTEVDDVFSLHAFDKSDDGFKLESVGQDSDANFLSDAKFVKDFDELYAYYKDARLRQLIKLEGRLLGIFQIGSTLEDRRVLRWGLDAQENVEYIDNAGDRDLKAPDTHDFQWQGVTRDDHVKGKHPHISILDEVFVETVGGDLTIKIEDNTDDGKGIYSEPVEDLHQSLGDGEFFWAKIGNLILLKILPYREEAWRYFVYNTLTQKVERLDAIGQSCIRLPEDQGVIFPGGFVLSNGQSKRFDATVEGLRIHQVIRSANGEDVLYVFYHPKEGDYLLLAYNVIRKDVQNPINCHGYSLFDDGTMIVFRFMGDEPTRIHPMQIWQTPFISDEHAAQQPKDDSLLSNIGNAELVRGISDAYSLCSMVGDLEPSMPVYEALIATAQKLLDAYFWLDKDEAQNLAEVATEIISTAELVIDEFQKVTALKKRAKEALEEAEAKQRSLFTDVRYHDWNRIERFVEGLDKLRKQRGHLITLKEMRYIKVSRLDELEAEVSERYDDLSRATVDFLLQDEALRTYQEGLDELDATVENLENTKQAAELEKKLDEINKGLNLLTEVISGLQIDDPTKRTKILENIGEVLSRQNRARARLERNTKELQEKEGKAEFAVQFQLFSQSVTSALGMCDTPEACDEQLTRLMVQLEELESRFSSFDGYLGRLAEKREEVYEVFESRKQALLEERQRKANNIARSADRILKGVVRRASNMKSVDDLNAYFASDAMVMKVRDLVTKLRELEEDVKADDITTQLKAAKDKAVRQLRDKLDLFEGGDNVIKFGQHRFSVNTQSPEMTMVPREVDGEPRMALHITGTDFFEIIDDEEFNKTRRFWDQHLISETDTVYRGEYLAASILFDAEAGENELTVAELQRRKKSEKGLQPLIREYMNERYDEGYERGVHDEDTAKILGAFLGMYATAGLLRFTPRARALATMFWTFAEQPDRRKNWGRRGVSLGRLREIFEHGKPLEALGEELAQEIEAFAATFGAGASLPSPRELEALAPKKGLCREAGRYLAEELVDTNPRFVESSEAVALRDKFFNYLDQKHTRLDFDEDLKQLQGNLAARWELVIAWLTGFADSQLDDDMSHLIPEVAALILTDGTLERQTAQARTTAEVTDLLGDHPRIDGGALELRLDEFLTRLRRYIDEHVPAYKEYKKLSRDLLERERRRLRVDSLEPQVFSGFVRNRLIDEVYLPLIGDNLAKQMGTVGEDSRSDRSGLLLLISPPGYGKTTLMEYIADRLGLMFMKINAPSLGHDVTSLDPDEAPNATARNEVEKINLALEMGNNVMLYLDDIQHTHPEFLQKFISLCDATRRIEGVWNGRTKTYDLRGKRFSVVMAGNPYTESGERFTIPDMLANRADTYNLGDILSGKQDAFEMSYIENALTSNKVTAPLVTRERQDIMRFMKMVDGQQIPLTEFDHAYSSVEAGEIVNVLEKLVQIRDVVLKVNQQYIISAGKKDEYRTEPPFQLQGSYRNMGRMTEKVASAMNDREVQEIIDNHYNQESQTLTTGSEQNLLKLAELRGTLTEEQKERWEEIKREYKRRKMMGGDDDPVSRVAGPLATLVQRLEDVHTALQTDTVSGELGEIRGVLEKAVDSAAKATAKKPSTVDRPKPKQQQPAATAPATAEALSEALLSLQQAKLEVQVVGDMPSKLGEVLESQLGLIESAILPLAKFVYREAEDDKRRDAQLDEVMRKLDALRGTPVPEGE; from the coding sequence ATGTCCGAAGAATCCCAAAAAGCCACCGAGACCCAAACCGACCAACCCCAGGTCTCGTCGTCCAACTACGACATCATCCGCAAGCGCCTCGAAGACCAGGCGCGCCAGCTGCGTGAGCGCACCGACAAGCTCAACGCCGCCCGCGCCGACCTCTTCGGCGGCACCGAGATGACCGTCATCGGCCAAGAGCGCATCCGCACCGAGAACAACTGCATCCCGCAGGACATCGTCAACGTCGGCGGGCGCATGCTCTTTGGCTACAACGTGCATATCGGCCTGAAGACCAAGACCGAGGTCGACGACGTCTTCAGCCTGCACGCCTTCGACAAGTCCGACGACGGCTTCAAGCTCGAGTCGGTCGGCCAGGATTCGGACGCCAACTTTCTAAGCGACGCCAAGTTCGTCAAAGACTTCGACGAGCTGTACGCCTACTACAAAGACGCGCGCCTGCGGCAGCTCATCAAGCTCGAGGGCCGACTGCTGGGCATCTTCCAGATCGGCTCGACCCTCGAGGACCGCCGCGTGCTTCGCTGGGGCTTGGACGCCCAGGAAAACGTCGAGTACATCGACAACGCCGGCGACCGCGACCTCAAGGCGCCCGACACCCACGACTTCCAGTGGCAGGGCGTCACCCGCGACGATCACGTCAAGGGCAAGCACCCGCATATCAGCATCCTCGACGAGGTCTTCGTCGAGACCGTCGGCGGCGACCTGACCATCAAGATCGAGGACAACACCGACGACGGCAAAGGCATCTACAGCGAGCCTGTGGAGGACCTGCACCAGTCGCTGGGCGACGGGGAGTTTTTCTGGGCCAAGATCGGCAACCTGATCTTGCTCAAGATCTTGCCGTACCGCGAGGAGGCGTGGCGCTACTTCGTCTACAACACGCTCACCCAAAAGGTGGAGCGCCTCGACGCCATCGGCCAGTCGTGCATCCGGCTGCCCGAAGACCAGGGCGTCATCTTCCCGGGCGGCTTCGTCTTGTCGAACGGCCAATCGAAGCGCTTCGACGCCACCGTCGAAGGCCTTCGCATCCACCAGGTCATCCGCTCGGCCAACGGTGAGGACGTCCTGTACGTCTTCTATCATCCCAAAGAGGGCGACTACCTACTGCTGGCCTACAACGTCATCCGCAAGGACGTCCAAAACCCGATCAACTGCCACGGCTACTCGCTGTTCGACGACGGCACGATGATCGTGTTCCGGTTCATGGGCGACGAGCCCACGCGCATCCATCCGATGCAGATCTGGCAGACGCCGTTTATCTCGGATGAGCACGCCGCCCAGCAGCCCAAAGACGACTCGCTGCTGAGCAATATCGGCAACGCCGAGCTGGTGCGCGGCATCTCCGACGCCTACAGCCTCTGCTCGATGGTCGGCGACCTCGAGCCGTCGATGCCGGTGTACGAGGCGCTCATCGCCACCGCCCAGAAGCTGCTCGACGCCTACTTCTGGCTCGACAAGGACGAGGCGCAAAACCTCGCCGAGGTCGCCACAGAGATCATCTCGACCGCCGAGCTCGTCATCGACGAGTTCCAGAAGGTCACCGCCCTCAAAAAGCGCGCCAAAGAGGCCCTCGAAGAGGCCGAGGCCAAGCAGCGCTCGCTCTTCACCGACGTGCGCTACCACGATTGGAACCGCATCGAGCGCTTCGTCGAGGGCCTCGACAAGCTCCGAAAGCAGCGCGGTCATCTGATCACGCTCAAGGAGATGCGCTACATCAAAGTCAGCCGCCTCGACGAGCTCGAGGCCGAGGTCAGCGAGCGCTACGACGACCTGAGCCGGGCGACCGTCGACTTTTTGCTCCAAGACGAGGCGCTTCGCACGTATCAAGAGGGCCTCGACGAGCTCGACGCCACTGTCGAAAACCTCGAGAACACCAAGCAAGCCGCCGAGCTCGAAAAGAAGCTCGACGAGATCAACAAAGGCCTGAACCTGTTGACCGAGGTCATCAGCGGCCTGCAGATCGACGACCCCACTAAACGCACGAAAATACTGGAGAATATCGGCGAGGTCCTCAGTCGCCAGAACCGCGCCCGCGCCCGGCTCGAGCGCAACACCAAGGAGCTGCAGGAAAAAGAGGGCAAGGCCGAATTCGCCGTCCAATTCCAGCTCTTCAGCCAGAGCGTGACCAGCGCGCTGGGCATGTGCGACACGCCTGAAGCGTGCGACGAGCAGCTCACGCGTTTGATGGTCCAGCTCGAGGAGCTCGAGAGCCGCTTTAGCTCCTTCGACGGCTATCTGGGCCGCCTCGCCGAGAAGCGCGAAGAGGTCTACGAGGTCTTCGAATCGCGCAAGCAAGCCTTGCTCGAGGAGCGCCAGCGCAAGGCGAACAACATCGCCAGGAGCGCCGACCGCATCCTCAAGGGCGTGGTGCGCCGCGCGTCGAACATGAAGTCGGTCGACGACCTGAACGCCTACTTCGCCTCCGACGCCATGGTCATGAAGGTGCGCGACCTGGTGACCAAGCTTCGCGAGCTCGAAGAGGACGTCAAAGCCGACGACATCACCACCCAGCTCAAGGCCGCCAAAGACAAAGCGGTGCGCCAGCTCCGCGACAAGCTCGACCTGTTCGAAGGTGGCGACAACGTCATCAAGTTCGGCCAGCACCGCTTCAGCGTGAACACCCAGTCGCCCGAGATGACGATGGTGCCGCGCGAGGTCGACGGCGAGCCGCGCATGGCGCTGCACATCACGGGCACCGACTTCTTCGAGATCATCGACGACGAGGAGTTCAACAAAACCCGGCGCTTCTGGGACCAGCACCTCATCTCGGAGACCGACACCGTCTACCGCGGCGAGTACTTGGCCGCCTCGATTCTCTTCGACGCCGAAGCGGGCGAAAACGAGCTGACGGTCGCCGAGTTGCAGCGCCGCAAAAAGTCCGAGAAGGGCCTGCAGCCGCTCATCCGCGAGTACATGAACGAGCGCTACGACGAGGGCTACGAGCGCGGCGTCCACGACGAGGACACCGCTAAAATTCTCGGAGCGTTCTTGGGCATGTACGCCACCGCCGGCCTGCTGCGCTTTACGCCGCGCGCCCGGGCGCTGGCGACGATGTTCTGGACGTTCGCCGAGCAACCCGACCGGCGCAAGAACTGGGGCCGAAGAGGCGTGAGCCTCGGGCGTCTGCGCGAGATCTTCGAGCACGGCAAGCCGCTCGAGGCATTGGGCGAAGAGCTCGCCCAAGAGATAGAAGCGTTCGCCGCCACCTTCGGTGCGGGGGCATCCCTGCCCTCGCCGCGAGAGCTAGAAGCACTCGCACCGAAAAAGGGCCTCTGCCGCGAAGCCGGACGCTACCTCGCCGAAGAGCTCGTCGACACCAACCCCCGCTTCGTCGAATCGAGCGAAGCGGTCGCCCTGCGCGACAAGTTCTTCAACTATCTCGACCAAAAGCACACTCGCCTCGACTTCGACGAGGACTTGAAGCAACTCCAAGGCAACCTCGCCGCGCGCTGGGAGCTCGTCATCGCCTGGCTCACGGGCTTCGCCGACAGCCAGCTCGACGACGACATGTCGCACCTGATCCCCGAGGTCGCCGCGCTGATCTTGACCGACGGCACCCTCGAGCGGCAGACCGCGCAGGCGCGCACCACCGCCGAAGTCACCGACCTTCTGGGCGACCACCCGCGCATCGACGGCGGCGCGCTCGAGCTTCGCCTCGACGAGTTTTTGACCCGGCTTCGCCGCTATATCGACGAGCACGTCCCCGCCTACAAGGAGTACAAAAAGCTCAGCCGCGACTTGCTCGAGCGCGAGCGCCGGCGCCTTCGCGTCGACAGCCTCGAGCCGCAGGTCTTCAGCGGATTCGTGCGCAACCGCCTCATCGACGAGGTCTACCTGCCGCTCATCGGCGACAACCTCGCCAAGCAGATGGGCACCGTCGGCGAGGACAGCCGCTCGGACCGAAGCGGCCTGCTCCTGCTCATCTCGCCGCCCGGCTACGGCAAGACGACCTTGATGGAGTATATCGCCGACCGCCTCGGCCTGATGTTCATGAAGATCAACGCACCCAGCCTGGGTCACGACGTCACCTCGCTCGACCCCGACGAGGCGCCCAACGCCACCGCGCGAAACGAGGTCGAAAAGATCAACCTCGCCCTCGAGATGGGCAACAACGTGATGCTCTATCTCGACGATATCCAGCACACCCACCCCGAATTCTTGCAGAAATTCATCTCGCTATGCGACGCCACCCGCCGCATCGAGGGTGTCTGGAACGGACGCACCAAGACCTACGACCTTCGCGGCAAGCGCTTCTCGGTGGTCATGGCCGGTAACCCGTACACCGAGTCGGGCGAGCGCTTCACGATCCCCGACATGCTCGCCAACCGCGCCGACACCTACAACCTGGGCGACATCCTCAGCGGCAAGCAGGACGCCTTCGAGATGAGCTATATCGAAAACGCGCTCACCTCGAACAAGGTCACCGCCCCGCTCGTCACCCGCGAGCGCCAAGACATCATGCGCTTCATGAAGATGGTCGACGGCCAGCAAATCCCGCTGACCGAGTTCGACCACGCCTACTCGTCAGTGGAGGCCGGCGAGATCGTCAACGTGCTCGAAAAGCTGGTGCAAATCCGCGACGTGGTGCTCAAGGTCAACCAGCAGTACATCATCTCGGCGGGCAAAAAGGACGAGTACCGCACCGAGCCGCCCTTCCAGCTGCAGGGCAGCTACCGCAACATGGGCCGCATGACCGAGAAGGTCGCCTCGGCGATGAACGACCGCGAGGTCCAAGAGATCATCGACAACCACTACAACCAGGAATCCCAGACGCTCACCACCGGCTCCGAGCAAAACCTGCTCAAGCTCGCCGAGCTTCGTGGCACCTTGACCGAGGAGCAAAAAGAGCGTTGGGAAGAGATCAAACGCGAGTACAAACGCCGCAAGATGATGGGCGGCGACGACGACCCCGTCAGCCGCGTCGCCGGCCCCCTGGCCACGCTCGTCCAACGCCTCGAAGACGTCCACACCGCCCTGCAGACCGACACGGTCTCCGGCGAGCTGGGCGAAATCCGCGGGGTGCTCGAAAAGGCCGTCGATTCGGCAGCCAAAGCCACAGCCAAAAAGCCGTCGACCGTCGACCGCCCCAAGCCCAAACAACAGCAGCCGGCAGCAACCGCCCCGGCCACCGCCGAAGCCTTGTCCGAAGCCCTGCTCTCCCTGCAACAAGCCAAGCTCGAGGTCCAGGTCGTCGGCGACATGCCCTCGAAACTCGGCGAGGTCCTCGAGAGCCAACTCGGCCTCATCGAAAGCGCCATCTTGCCCTTGGCCAAATTCGTCTACCGCGAAGCCGAAGACGACAAACGCCGCGACGCCCAACTCGACGAGGTCATGCGCAAGCTCGACGCGCTGCGCGGCACGCCCGTGCCGGAAGGCGAGTAA
- a CDS encoding RCC1 domain-containing protein encodes MKSDSMSRGRVPASRRVVVVLFVALATVLATGGCSDDPEPNGTADAGVSDAGDAEQPQDASSDVEEDSTVAPDGGREDAGDEDTGEADAADLCADVECAPIDTPCMENVCLRGNCVERVTPGASCDDGLSCTGEGTCDDLGQCQQGSVNADACLIDGTCFSSGEAKSDDACLLCLPSSVSSDWMPSTTASCIDTQVSAGGNHTCEIAAGGSVRCWGADNAGQATPPQASFIDVSAGGLHTCGIDMSHELQCWGADTDGMATPLGGEYVQVSAASRHACAIGVDGRVECWGNTDDGKASAPTGEFLQIAAGPHHTCGIKESNELWCWGRSDHGQAQVRQGSFAQVSVGQSFTCALTTGGEVNCWGKDDAGEVSDAPAGAGYEQISSGWNHTCVLDGFGQVECWGQDSYGQSTPPTTVVFTSIDAGRWHTCGVDDNGTTHCWGSDSSGQATVP; translated from the coding sequence ATGAAGTCAGACTCGATGTCCCGGGGGCGCGTGCCCGCATCCCGTCGTGTGGTGGTTGTTTTGTTCGTCGCGCTGGCGACCGTGCTGGCGACGGGCGGCTGTTCGGACGACCCCGAGCCGAACGGCACGGCCGACGCGGGGGTGTCTGATGCCGGCGACGCCGAGCAGCCCCAGGATGCGTCGAGTGACGTCGAGGAGGACAGCACCGTCGCTCCGGATGGAGGCCGGGAGGATGCAGGCGACGAGGATACGGGAGAGGCGGACGCGGCCGACCTGTGCGCGGACGTCGAGTGTGCGCCCATCGACACGCCGTGCATGGAGAACGTGTGTCTGCGCGGCAATTGCGTGGAGCGCGTGACCCCCGGCGCGAGCTGCGATGACGGGCTGAGCTGCACCGGGGAGGGGACGTGCGACGATCTGGGGCAGTGCCAGCAGGGCAGCGTGAATGCGGACGCGTGTCTGATCGACGGCACGTGTTTTTCGAGCGGCGAGGCCAAGAGCGACGATGCGTGTCTGTTGTGCCTTCCGTCGTCCGTCTCGTCGGACTGGATGCCGAGCACGACCGCGAGCTGCATCGACACGCAGGTGAGCGCCGGCGGCAACCACACCTGCGAGATCGCCGCCGGCGGCTCCGTTCGGTGCTGGGGCGCGGATAACGCCGGTCAGGCGACGCCGCCGCAGGCGAGCTTCATCGACGTGAGCGCCGGGGGCCTGCACACCTGCGGTATCGATATGTCTCACGAGTTGCAGTGCTGGGGCGCGGACACCGACGGCATGGCGACGCCGCTGGGCGGCGAGTACGTGCAGGTGAGCGCGGCCAGCCGGCACGCCTGCGCGATCGGCGTCGACGGGCGGGTCGAATGCTGGGGCAATACCGACGACGGCAAGGCCTCGGCGCCGACGGGCGAGTTTTTGCAGATCGCCGCCGGGCCGCATCATACCTGCGGGATCAAAGAGTCGAACGAGCTATGGTGCTGGGGACGCAGCGACCACGGCCAGGCCCAGGTGCGCCAGGGCAGCTTCGCGCAGGTCAGCGTCGGCCAGAGCTTTACGTGCGCGCTGACGACGGGCGGCGAAGTCAATTGCTGGGGCAAAGACGACGCCGGCGAGGTGAGCGACGCGCCAGCGGGGGCTGGCTACGAGCAGATCTCGTCGGGGTGGAACCACACCTGCGTGCTCGACGGTTTTGGGCAGGTCGAGTGTTGGGGGCAAGACTCCTACGGGCAATCGACGCCGCCTACGACGGTCGTGTTCACGTCCATCGACGCGGGGCGGTGGCATACCTGCGGGGTGGATGACAATGGGACGACCCATTGTTGGGGCAGTGATAGCAGCGGGCAGGCGACGGTGCCGTGA
- a CDS encoding beta strand repeat-containing protein, which translates to MRYCRDATVSPAAGAMRLLALIGLLALTIVGTACSDDEEPPAETTTPQISAFAAEPATITAGEPATLNWTIANATSAEISVVDGDFSHTIADENLASGSLEVTPEATTTYVLTAVNGDKEATAQVEVTVEEPVAAPSVDSFEASPETITEGETATLSWTTTGATSLALVDGDGNDIDLGDADVDSGSVDVSPTADTTYTLTATNDGGSDQQSVTVSVDALPDAPTIDAFSVSPNPAQVGGTVTVSWDVTGADTLTLESDADGAIDISSEPTDTGSIDVTVPDQTDVVYTLTAENAGGTATQDFTLTTGDAVTIASFTADPSDTIVQGDSVTLSWSVANATDVTLESDITGAIDLSNLATPGEISLQPQQTTTYTLTAEGLGGPVTETLTVDVAPPVAITDFSASPQTDVAPGSDVTLSWTVTGATQIDIEDSAANSVYSGTDLTGTVTVTPSADETYTITASNAGSSDTADVTVTVLSAPTINTFGATPDTDVPAGSDVTLSWDVSNAAQVDIVDDAATSIYSGSDATGTVTVNPTADVTYTLTATNANGSDTADVTVTTVAAITIDSFSADTTTTVSGEAVQLSWTTTNGNALTITGDAGITNYTAASGEVASGTLVVRPQTTTIYTLTLDGPGNQQQTSTLTVTVDAANLVISEVLYDVAGSDDTYEWIEVYNAGDTFVDLSNYSMGGGGSDYTYSQLDLSGTLAPQGCAVFGGPASTADNANPTFFDGTGTDIVNDLQNGGSTADGVALFFAPSANVDASSVPIDSVLYGDANSSGLLGEDGSADTELSPDVASGSSLARISPTSDVFVERTSPTPGRCFNATTVSSASAPADTTGTTTIEGFGLDPALDTYELEDDSGTAFVLTNCTETSQDVVECTVPVLTSASSAALDLVITRNLEYTPDADGDPTATPAAQPQEFRLADAYAPSNTINWCNVQFPPTATLTTGGTTIVYGQLYIAGYTDTQSTVFDSPSIVSQLGVGPDNSDPSTATGWSWTDASPNTGFDFSQNNDEYQATLTAPATAGNYDYAYRFSGDGGQTWTYCDSNGPGDGYVPSDAGQLTVN; encoded by the coding sequence ATGAGGTACTGTAGAGACGCAACTGTTTCACCTGCGGCCGGCGCGATGCGCCTGCTCGCCCTGATCGGCCTGCTCGCCTTGACGATCGTCGGCACTGCGTGCTCCGACGACGAGGAGCCGCCCGCCGAGACGACGACGCCGCAGATCTCCGCCTTTGCGGCCGAGCCTGCGACCATCACCGCCGGTGAGCCGGCCACGCTCAACTGGACGATCGCCAACGCGACCTCGGCCGAGATCTCGGTCGTCGACGGCGACTTCAGCCACACGATCGCCGACGAGAACCTCGCCTCCGGCTCGCTCGAAGTCACCCCCGAGGCGACGACCACCTACGTGCTGACCGCCGTCAACGGCGACAAAGAGGCGACCGCGCAGGTCGAAGTCACCGTCGAGGAGCCGGTCGCCGCGCCCAGCGTCGACAGCTTCGAGGCCTCGCCCGAGACGATCACCGAAGGCGAGACGGCCACCCTCAGTTGGACGACGACCGGGGCTACTTCGCTCGCGCTCGTCGACGGCGACGGCAACGACATCGACCTGGGCGACGCCGACGTCGACTCGGGCTCGGTCGACGTCTCGCCGACCGCAGACACCACCTACACCCTGACGGCCACCAACGATGGCGGCAGCGACCAACAGAGCGTGACCGTCTCCGTCGACGCGCTGCCCGACGCCCCGACCATCGACGCCTTCTCGGTCTCGCCGAACCCGGCGCAGGTCGGCGGCACCGTTACCGTCTCCTGGGATGTCACCGGCGCCGACACCCTCACCCTCGAATCGGACGCCGACGGCGCCATCGACATCAGCAGCGAGCCGACCGACACAGGCTCGATCGACGTGACCGTGCCCGACCAGACCGACGTGGTCTACACGCTCACCGCCGAGAACGCCGGCGGCACCGCCACCCAGGACTTCACCCTGACCACCGGCGACGCGGTCACCATCGCCTCGTTCACCGCCGACCCCAGCGACACGATCGTCCAGGGCGACAGCGTCACGCTGAGCTGGTCGGTCGCCAACGCCACCGACGTCACCCTCGAGTCCGACATCACCGGCGCCATCGACCTGAGCAACCTGGCCACGCCCGGCGAGATCTCGCTGCAGCCCCAGCAGACCACGACCTACACGCTGACCGCCGAGGGCCTCGGTGGCCCGGTCACCGAGACCTTGACCGTCGACGTCGCCCCGCCGGTCGCCATCACCGACTTTAGCGCCAGCCCGCAGACCGACGTCGCCCCGGGCTCCGACGTCACCCTCAGCTGGACCGTCACCGGCGCCACCCAGATCGACATCGAGGATAGCGCCGCCAACTCGGTCTACTCGGGCACCGACCTGACCGGCACGGTCACCGTCACCCCCTCGGCCGACGAGACCTACACGATCACGGCGAGCAACGCGGGCAGCTCGGACACCGCCGACGTCACCGTCACCGTGCTTTCCGCCCCCACGATCAACACGTTCGGCGCCACGCCCGACACCGACGTCCCCGCAGGCTCCGACGTCACCCTGAGCTGGGACGTCTCCAACGCAGCCCAGGTCGACATCGTCGACGACGCCGCCACCTCGATCTACTCGGGCAGCGACGCCACCGGCACCGTCACGGTCAACCCGACCGCCGACGTGACCTACACCCTGACGGCGACCAACGCCAACGGCTCGGACACCGCCGACGTCACCGTGACCACCGTGGCCGCGATCACCATCGACAGCTTCAGCGCCGACACCACCACGACCGTCTCCGGTGAAGCCGTCCAACTGAGCTGGACGACCACCAACGGCAACGCGCTGACGATCACCGGCGACGCGGGCATCACCAACTACACCGCCGCCAGCGGCGAAGTCGCCTCGGGCACCCTCGTGGTGCGCCCGCAGACGACCACCATCTATACGCTCACCCTCGACGGGCCGGGCAACCAGCAGCAGACCTCCACGCTCACCGTCACCGTCGACGCCGCCAACCTGGTCATCAGCGAGGTGCTCTATGACGTGGCCGGAAGCGACGACACCTACGAATGGATCGAGGTCTACAACGCCGGCGACACCTTCGTGGACCTGTCGAATTACTCGATGGGCGGCGGCGGGAGCGACTACACCTACTCGCAGCTCGACCTGAGCGGCACCCTCGCCCCGCAGGGCTGCGCGGTCTTCGGCGGGCCGGCCTCCACCGCCGACAACGCCAACCCGACCTTCTTCGACGGCACCGGCACCGACATCGTCAACGACCTGCAAAACGGCGGCAGCACCGCCGACGGCGTGGCGCTCTTCTTCGCCCCCTCGGCCAACGTCGACGCCTCCAGCGTGCCCATCGACTCGGTGCTGTACGGCGACGCCAACAGCTCCGGGCTGCTCGGCGAAGACGGCTCCGCCGACACCGAGCTCTCCCCGGACGTCGCCAGCGGCTCGAGCCTCGCGCGCATCTCGCCGACGAGCGACGTCTTCGTCGAGCGCACCTCGCCGACGCCCGGGCGCTGCTTCAACGCCACCACCGTCAGCTCGGCCAGCGCCCCCGCCGACACCACCGGCACCACCACCATCGAGGGCTTCGGCCTCGACCCGGCCCTCGACACCTACGAACTCGAGGACGACAGCGGCACCGCCTTCGTGCTCACCAACTGCACCGAGACGAGCCAAGACGTCGTCGAATGCACCGTCCCGGTGCTCACGAGCGCCTCGTCGGCCGCCCTCGACCTGGTGATCACCCGCAACCTCGAGTACACCCCCGACGCCGACGGCGACCCCACGGCGACCCCGGCCGCCCAGCCGCAGGAGTTCCGCCTCGCCGACGCCTACGCGCCGAGCAACACCATCAACTGGTGCAACGTCCAGTTTCCCCCCACCGCCACACTCACCACGGGCGGCACCACGATCGTCTACGGCCAGCTCTACATCGCCGGGTACACCGACACGCAGTCGACCGTCTTCGACTCTCCGTCCATCGTCTCGCAGCTGGGCGTCGGCCCCGACAACAGCGACCCGTCCACGGCCACCGGCTGGTCCTGGACCGACGCGTCGCCGAACACGGGCTTCGACTTCTCCCAGAATAACGACGAGTACCAGGCCACGCTCACCGCTCCGGCGACCGCCGGAAACTACGACTACGCCTATCGCTTCTCGGGCGACGGCGGCCAGACCTGGACCTACTGCGACAGCAACGGTCCCGGCGACGGCTACGTACCGAGCGACGCCGGCCAGTTGACGGTGAACTAA
- a CDS encoding thioredoxin family protein yields MAEFEIIGRDNWEEFVNSPKAVLMLGKSDCPACDAFAKELTEWCEGCEGWDDVRFGKLIINQPGLAGFKKQSPWLADVTDLPFTVIYKDGEVQKTFMGGGLNRLTNRMERVYRG; encoded by the coding sequence ATGGCGGAATTTGAAATCATTGGACGCGACAACTGGGAAGAGTTCGTCAATTCGCCCAAGGCCGTGCTGATGCTCGGCAAGTCTGACTGCCCCGCATGTGATGCGTTCGCCAAAGAGCTCACCGAGTGGTGCGAAGGCTGCGAGGGATGGGACGACGTGCGCTTCGGCAAGCTGATCATCAATCAGCCGGGTCTGGCCGGGTTCAAAAAGCAGAGCCCGTGGCTGGCCGACGTGACCGACCTTCCGTTCACGGTCATCTACAAGGACGGCGAGGTCCAAAAGACCTTCATGGGTGGCGGCCTCAACCGGCTGACCAACCGCATGGAGCGGGTCTATCGCGGCTGA
- a CDS encoding peroxiredoxin codes for MTIVGQQAPEWEAAAYVKGENKTVSSKDYEGQWYVLYWYPADFTFICPTEIREFEELQEDFADDGVAVIGCSTDSFFSHKNWFEDGETFEEGITHPVLADTNHSVSKAFGVYEEENGIAFRATVVVNPEGRIKSLSVNDIDRDEAGVGRSAKEVLRTVQALQSGGLCGAEWEPGAEFVETD; via the coding sequence ATGACGATCGTAGGACAGCAGGCACCTGAGTGGGAAGCAGCAGCATACGTCAAAGGCGAGAACAAGACCGTCTCGAGCAAGGACTATGAGGGTCAGTGGTACGTGCTTTACTGGTACCCGGCCGACTTCACGTTCATCTGCCCCACCGAGATCCGTGAGTTTGAAGAGCTGCAGGAAGACTTCGCCGACGACGGCGTGGCCGTGATCGGCTGCAGCACCGACTCGTTCTTCAGCCACAAGAACTGGTTCGAAGACGGAGAGACCTTCGAAGAGGGCATCACCCACCCGGTGCTCGCCGACACGAACCACTCGGTGAGCAAGGCGTTCGGCGTCTACGAAGAAGAGAACGGCATCGCCTTCCGCGCCACCGTGGTCGTCAACCCCGAAGGCCGCATCAAGTCGCTGTCGGTCAACGACATCGACCGCGACGAGGCCGGCGTCGGCCGTAGCGCCAAAGAGGTGCTGCGCACCGTGCAGGCGCTCCAGTCGGGTGGCCTTTGCGGCGCCGAGTGGGAGCCGGGCGCAGAGTTCGTCGAGACTGACTGA